A genome region from Gadus chalcogrammus isolate NIFS_2021 chromosome 5, NIFS_Gcha_1.0, whole genome shotgun sequence includes the following:
- the alms1 gene encoding mucin-5AC: MKEPESSVRSAAESDTSSQCSSRSWVEPRGGGRGLGGGPERHAPGPPEQKPHRDPSFQLEFQDSGLSPLLSLVPSHPSGPHHSLDYSLLQGTGLEFVPLRASPDLSPYIPSPRHDDHRHENRPDGGGGGGGREQLLVPLPAQSVTRRQPQKEPHGRNPGPTASSRRRRPGNGNTGSRETLLRGRNPRTIGRTADTPSPTVSGRNSSAESFAFPPPPPESSVKRTPSSATREARSGAGAPRLSAGRRESPRGGGGGGGAVESRQPVRSAPTGEGVPPEAANVTVGSRDTHPDESSQALRRELLSEAELSRTSRGGGATRDHTHTPLPAPAPGTARGRPVGGNLAGVPAASGPPLPLGYGGVPGTGGRDFWSSGNQFDGSHLGLLPQSQSTPGVFDAPARSRVAGLLRLRGPARTETSPDPGAGQRDAPTSGNVPTLPTLNYMEKVDAWRANQSAAGQPSLSDSLALQAPKKRAHDAVADTLSRILRQQVHPDSAPSGATPSSSPRRGEAAGSGPASPLGRSQSHSSLSTVVGPLQTHAAPPRPSPLAALGRFSDGSPETDASGTLSPSRDGHRDLHRLLAASTGPSSVVSLEVDNYAPYWTPSRPATPPPPPPAPAPTRARELNIEERIPLYLHNLGIDQSPSTILTPFGPRGPIREPEFSPTDLLTIEGSVGTKSSQPWEGDSPHKPDVSQCSVLSLDSSVSVTLSVDSLCPAAHAQPTASPSPDQPPNDSQTNHSLASHTHASGSRSRDCHAIVSHDSGSHASGSQVSSNRSSDRHARVSHARATHASGSHVSSNRSSDRHARVSHASARHASGSHLSSNRSSDRHARVSHASARHASVSHAKVRGAHDHHAGGSRSSSSQTSISTSVGASHVPVRLSDRFEASSSSTLTDSTARDRKSLVSPPQASSCARRTAAEAPVGIYTPLTQNPLGVSSSSSSLPMSRPHSDDDLLLALRRRGGAAVFQDSAFTSWAGAGGLDGSSSSSPPRWARSSSDSMLAPRDSGPSPRRPDHPPSQPAGQPTGQEAGSVSGSSQPPLLVAKTTRRAEPEGCSAAPPDGTNVPLTTTIAVPAVKMSAGPQTTPDPRLTPDPQLTPDRQLTPDPRLTPEPQLTPDRQLTPEPRLTPDPQTTSEPRLTSEPRLTPEPRLTPETTEAPEEEEPGSPAPSPASVVEAEPAHGVLSDGNSSDSSLAVRVAKLLQSESSFTMTTSSSSTATDREDPRAREWLRLKVSGQRCESLEMDTEDRRRIEEIKREILLLRPLQNITSTDTESSTVSSLRGRPLRPTGAAPPGPRPGLEARVREIAAREGVALPRAPPPTFSSITISTCRRSPSPAPPVSPEPEPLRLTHLSTDPGPPPAPPSSSTSGSGPGSDSSTLHGGREPTGSHAGQLPASSPVLGNLAFGRHTPLPPPHGTGSSDSPSPPDSPSTGGHVSHLHLTLSPKPPGLRAHAGGPPAQGGGPPSREFSPLPCTTTFSTAAAATGSGGPAKPCDPREPIGGRAPQRADTSALFRAGLTADARTSSTPSRPPQSFTPSRRPGAAHGAAHPVLLPYKPRGSEELFYVLQSEASFSPERCSSTAESTHPGSDDAVPPRFGPGVLGTTDPGVDRGVSFRHTEGVYSKRLRTGGVPGSPLVPHTGAGTADTGSQPRPSSWLSSAPLPSMHLSGATRDQGTSPRHSFNDSQSEESSGEFQPMAYETDRGTSTREYADAHNSVSSSGLEGGRDFGQLVQSQQTGASLGQLWQRFNEGRSLVDPHPTNESEPSLLLRLERLKRLLHGEGVAEQEGRRSEVTGDDGGGGHPRWSARTQEEESLSPASSHSSPAHGRHRFPAERDSSETLSTSRGSVSTVDTERLVRAFGSDRVRRSLTPGSPSLERLYHAIHQQREAGSVSSATSYVLTDPRTGAPLGVRLVNRGVQAGDLEFVSHATRRNTRDVGTTFPSPADPRRDPQVSVKERRGSRRSQSKPLTKGVTWFVATEDEPSDDRKENRPEKWAGPRQQEGEGPGRGRGSVWFEAYCRSQPWREPLRERQVHEDVTGRDQAVRSDPRPDQEPLAKTTSSRLVPLSLQDSLALRRPGFVSRSRERLRRLALQAEERRLQGPYCEDGEQRPYRAQGPSWRAPHPTGASRRAVPRKEMILRSKLIYEQLPEVQRRRKEEQRRKEYSSYRLNAQLFNKRITSRVLARRPAWQAF; encoded by the exons gggcgggagcAGCTGCTGGTCCCTCTCCCAGCACAGTCTGTCACCCGGAGACAGCCGCAGAAAGAACCACACGGAAGGAACCCGGGCCCAACCGCCAGCTCCCGCCGACGCCGGCCAGGAAACGGAAACACGGGTTCGAGGGAGACGCTCCTGCGAGGGCGGAACCCTCGCACGATTGGTCGTACGGCGGACACGCCCTCCCCGACGGTCTCCGGGAGAAATAGCAGCGCTGAGTCGtttgccttcccccccccccccccggaaagCTCTGTCAAGAGGACACCCAGCAGCGCCACTAGGGAGGCTAGAAGCGGCGCCGGCGCTCCTAGGTTGAGCGCGGGAAGGCGGGAAAGTCCaaggggcggcggcggcggcggcggcgctgtaGAGTCCCGTCAGCCGGTCCGCTCGGCCCCCACGGGGGAGGGGGTCCCCCCGGAGGCGGCCAACGTCACGGTGGGGTCCCGGGACACGCACCCGGACGAGAGCAGCCAGGCCCTCCGCCGGGAGCTGCTGTCGGAGGCGGAGCTCAGCCGGACCAgccgggggggaggagccacccgagaccacacccacacacccctccccgcTCCGGCGCCCGGGACGGCCAGAGGGAGGCCGGTCGGAGGGAACCTGGCCGGCGTTCCCGCTGCGTCCGGTCCCCCTCTGCCGCTGGGATACGGGGGCGTGCCCGGGACCGGGGGGCGGGACTTTTGGTCTTCGGGGAACCAATTCGACGGGTCCCATCTGGGGCTCCTCCCGCAGTCCCAGTCCACGCCGGGGGTGTTCGACGCCCCGGCCAGGTCCCGGGTCGCGGGTCTGCTCCGACTCCGAGGTCCAGCCAGGACGGAGACCTCACCGGACCCGGGCGCCGGCCAACGGGACGCCCCGACGTCCGGGAACGTCCCGACGCTCCCCACCCTGAACTACATGGAGAAGGTGGACGCCTGGAGGGCCAATCAGAGCGCGGCGGGGCAGCCCTCGCTCTCCGACAGCCTGGCGCTGCAGGCGCCCAAGAAGCGGGCGCACGACGCCGTCGCCGACACCCTCAGCCGCATCCTGAGGCAGCAGGTCCaccctgactccgccccctccgGCGCCACGCCCTCCTCGTCCCCGCGGCGAGGggaggcagcgggcagcggccCCGCCTCCCCACTGGGCCGCTCCCAGTCGCACTCGTCCCTCAGCACGGTGGTCGGCCCGCTCCAGACGCACGCCGCCCCGCCACGCCCCTCGCCGCTTGCCGCCCTGGGGCGCTTCAGCGACGGCTCCCCGGAGACGGACGCCAGCGGGACGCTGTCCCCCTCCCGGGACGGTCACCGCGACCTCCACCGGCTGCTGGCCGCCTCCACGGGCCCCTCCTCCGTGGTCAGCCTGGAGGTGGACAACTACGCCCCCTACTGGACGCCGTCCAGGCCCGCGACgcccccgccgcctcctcccgcccccgcccccaccagggCCAGGGAGCTGAACATCGAGGAAAGGATCCCG ttgTACCTCCATAACCTGGGCATCGACCAGTCTCCCTCCACCATCCTGACCCCAtttggcccccgggggcccatCAGAGAGCCCGAGTTCTCCCCCACCGACCTGCTCACCATCGAGGGCTCCGTGGGCACCAAGAGCAGCCAGCCCTGGGAAG GCGACAGCCCCCATAAGCCGGACGTCTCCCAGTGCAGCGTGCTGTCTCTGGACTCCAGCGTGTCGGTGACGCTCAGCGTGGACAGCCTCTGTCCAGCGGCTCACGCCCAACCCACCGCCTCCCCCTCGCCGGACCAGCCCCCAAACGACTCCCAAACAAACCACAGCCTCGCTAGCCACACCCACGCTAGCGGTAGCCGTTCTCGTGATTGCCATGCTATAGTTAGCCATGATAGTGGTAGCCATGCTAGCGGTAGCCAGGTGAGCAGTAACCGTTCTAGTGATCGCCATGCTAGGGTTAGCCATGCTCGTGCTACGCACGCTAGCGGTAGCCATGTGAGCAGTAACCGTTCTAGCGATCGCCATGCTAGGGTCAGCCATGCTAGTGCTAGGCACGCTAGCGGTAGCCATTTGAGCAGTAACCGATCTAGCGATCGCCATGCTAGGGTTAGCCATGCTAGTGCTAGGCACGCTAGCGTTAGCCATGCTAAGGTCCGAGGTGCTCACGATCACCATGCCGGCGGTAGCCGCTCTAGCAGTAGCCAGACTAGCATTAGCACTAGCGTTGGCGCTAGCCACGTCCCCGTCCGACTCAGCGACCGGTTTGAGGCTAGCAGCTCGTCCACGCTGACTGACAGCACGGCGAGAGACAGGAAGTCGTTGGTGTCACCGCCGCAGGCTAGCTCCTGCGCTAGGAGGACCGCCGCGGAGGCCCCCGTGGGCATTTACACACCTCTCACCCAGAACCCCCTGGgagtgtcctcctcctcctcctccttgcccaTGTCGCGACCGCACTCCGACGAcgacctcctcctcgctctgaggaggagggggggcgcgGCCGTGTTCCAAGACTCCGCCTTCACCTCCTGGGCGGGGGCGGGAGGACTggatggctcctcctcctcctctcccccgcgGTGGGCCCGCTCCTCGTCCGACTCCATGCTGGCGCCGAGAGATTCGGGTCCGTCGCCACGGCGACCGGACCACCCGCCGTCACAGCCCGCCGGCCAACCGACAGGGCAGGAGGCGGGCTCTGTGAGCGGGTCGTCGCAGCCGCCCCTCCTCGTCGCCAAGACAACGAGGAGGGCGGAGCCTGAGGGCTGCAGTGCCGCGCCCCCTGACGGAACCAACGTTCCCCTGACGACCACGATCGCCGTCCCCGCGGTGAAGATGTCCGCCGGTCCTCAGACGACTCCTGACCCTcggctgacccctgaccctcagctgacccctgaccgccagctgacccctgaccctcggTTGACCCCTGAACCTCAGCTGACCCCTGACCGCCAGCTGACCCCTGAACCTCGGCTTACCCCTGACCCTCAGACGACCTCTGAACCTCGGCTGACCTCTGAACCTCGGCTGACCCCCGAACCTCGGCTGACCCCCGAAACCACTGAGGCaccggaagaggaggagccaggaagccccgccccttcccccGCCTCTGTGGTGGAGGCGGAGCCTGCGCACGGCGTGCTGAGCGACGGGAACAGCAGCGACAGCTCCCTGGCCGTCCGCGTCGCCAAGCTGCTGCAGAGCGAGTCCTCCTTCACCATGACGACCAGCAGCTCCAGCACCGCCACCGACCGGGAGGACCCCAGGGCCCGAG agtggCTCCGGCTCAAGGTGTCCGGTCAGCGGTGCGAGTCCCTAGAGATGGACACTGAGGACAGGCGACGCATCGAGGAGATCAAGAGGGAGATCCTCCTACTACGCCCCCTGCAG AACATCACCAGCACGGACACGGAGAGCAGTACCGTGTCCAGCCTGCGGGGGCGCCCTCTCCGCCCGACTGGCGCAGCTCCCCCGGGACCTCGACCGGGCCTGGAGGCCCGGGTGCGAGAGATCGCCGCCCGCGAGGGGGTGGCCCTCCCCAGGGCCCCCCCGCCCACGTTCAGCTCCATCACCATCTCCACCTGCCgccgctccccctcccccgctccccccgtCAGCCCCGAACCCGAACCCCTCCGCCTCACCCACCTCTCCACggaccccggccccccgcctgcaccgccctcctcctccacctccggctCCGGGCCGGGCTCCGACAGCAGCACGCTGCACGGAGGGAGAGAGCCGACAGGAAGTCACGCCGGCCAGCTTCCTGCGTCCTCGCCGGTGCTGGGAAACCTGGCTTTCGGGAGAcacacccccctgccccccccccacgggaCGGGCTCCTCCGACTCCCCGTCGCCCCCCGACTCCCCAAGCACCGGGGGTCACgtctcccacctccacctcaccctgtCTCCCAAACCCCCGGGGCTCAGGGCGCACGCCGGCGGCCCCCCGGCCCAGGGCGGGGGGCCGCCCTCCAGAGagttctcccccctcccatgcACCACCACCTTCAGCACCGCCGCCGCTGCTACTGGATCTGGTGGTCCGGCCAAGCCATGTGACCCCAGGGAACCAATCGGAGGACGCGCTCCGCAGCGAGCCGACACCTCCGCGCTGTTCAGGGCGGGGCTGACTGCGGACGCGAGGACCTCCTCCACACCCAGCCGTCCCCCGCAATCCTTCACTCCATCCCGGCGGCCGGGAGCTGCTCACGGTGCAG CTCACCCTGTTCTCCTGCCCTACAAGCCCCGCGGCAGCGAGGAGCTGTTCTACGTTCTGCAGAGCGAGGCGTCCTTCTCCCCCGAGCGCTGCAGCAGCACCGCTGAGAGCACCCATCCAG GCTCTGATGACGCCGTGCCCCCCCGcttcggccccggcgtcctgggGACCACGGACCCCGGCGTGGACCGGGGCGTGAGCTTCAGACACACCGAGGGGGTCTACAGCAAGAGGCTGAGGACGGGCGGGGTCCCCGGGTCCCCGCTGGTCCCACACACAG GTGCTGGAACGGCTGACACCGGCTCACAACCTCGTCCATCCTCTTGGCTCTCCTCTGCGCcgttacccagcatgcacctgtCCGGCGCCACGAGAGACCAGGGTACAAGCCCCCGGCACTCCTTTaacgacagccaatcagaggagagcaGTGGGGAGTTTCAACCAATGGCGTATGAGACGGACCGAGGCACCTCGACAAGGGAGTACGCCGACGCCCACAACTCCGTCTCTTCGTCGGGAttggagggggggcgggacttTGGCCAGCTGGTCCAATCGCAGCAGACTGGTGCGTCTCTGGGCCAACTGTGGCAAAGATTCAACGAGGGGCGGAGCCTGGTGGACCCCCATCCGACCAATGAGAGCGAGCCGTCTCTCCTGTTGCGTCTGGAGCGCCTGAAACGCCTCCTCcacggagaaggag TCGCCGAACAGGAGGGTAGACGGTCAGAGGTCACGGgcgacgacggcggcggcggacaCCCCCGGTGGAGTGCGCGGACACAGGAAGAGGAGAGCCtgagccccgcctcctcccactCTAGCCCCGCCCACGGGCGGCACCGCTTCCCCGCGGAGAGGGACAGCTCGGAGACGCTGTCCACGTCCCGGGGCTCGGTGTCCACGGTGGACACGGAGCGGCTGGTCCGCGCCTTCGGGTCGGACCGGGTCCGGAGGAGTCTGACCCCGGGGTCTCCCTCCCTCGAGAGGCTCTACCACGCCATCCACCAGcagagggag GCTGGGTCTGTGTCGTCGGCCACCAGCTACGTCCTGACGGACCCCAGGACCGGGGCGCCGCTGGGGGTCCGGCTGGTCAACAGAGGCGTCCAGGCAg gggaTCTGGAGTTTGTGAGCCACGCCACCCGTCGCAACACCCGTGACGTGGGCACCAccttcccctcccccgccgACCCCCGCCGCGACCCCCAGGTCTCCGTCAAAGAGAGGaggggcagcaggaggagccAATCCAAACCCCTCACCAAGG GGGTTACCTGGTTCGTCGCCACCGAAGACGAGCCGTCAGACGACCGGAAGGAGAACCGCCCGGAGAAGTGGGCGGGGCCTCggcagcaggagggggaggggcctggcagggggcggggctcggTCTGGTTCGAGGCCTACTGCAGGAGCCAACCCTGGAGGgagcctctgagagagagacaggtccaTGAGGACGTAACCGGCCGAGACCAGGCGGTCCGTAGCGACCCCCGACCAGACCAGGAACCCCTCGCCAAGACCACCTCCTCGCGTctggtccccctctctctgcag gactCTCTGGCCCTGCGGAGGCCGGGGTTCGTGTCCCGGTCCCGGGAGCGTCTGCGCCGGCTGGCCCTGcaggcggaggagaggaggctgcAGGGCCCGTACTGCGAGGACGGGGAGCAGCGGCCGTACCGGGCCCAGGGCCCCTCCTGGAGGGCCCCCCACCCCACAG gggcGTCCAGGAGAGCGGTCCCCAGGAAGGAGATGATCCTCCGCTCCAAGCT GATCTACGAGCAGCTTCCGGAAGTGCAGAGGAGGCGCAAGGAGGAGCAGCGGAGGAAGGAGTACAGCTCCTACAGACTCAACGCTCAGCTCTTCAACAAG agaATCACCTCCAGGGTCCTCGCCCGGCGTCCTGCCTGGCAGGCGTTCTGA